The sequence GCTCGGAAAAACCCAGAGAGAAAAAAGAAAACACTCACGACGAGCGAGAGTCGAGCAATGAAATTGTGTCCAGCCAATACTGAGACTGAAAGTCAGTCTGTCGGAAGTTGTTGATTCAAGTGATAGACCACCACGATGATGGCCGCAAGAGCTCGGAGTCCATTCATTCCAGAAAGGAGATTCATGAGAAGAAGGAAAAAGTAATAACTACCTTGAGTATATCGGAAAGTCCGAAAAAATGGAAATTCTTTCGCGATATTTTGCGATGATTACACACTTTCATTATTGCTTTTTCATACGAAGCAGTATAATTCAACGAGTTTTTTCCTGAACAAGACAGCAAGGTATTCTGAAGGAATTTCGAAAATATGCAAAAATACCCACTCTTCTCATTCCAATGACTCAAGCATCTCATTTTCGCTGTTAGTTTTCTCTTTGCGATACAGCTTATTGATTACGGATATTTTACCTTTCTCCATCCATGACTCAAGTTCCCAGATTATTTTCCTATCATGCTCCTTTCCATATTTCTCGGTTGGAAATATGTCATCAGGAGACCATTCTCAGAACTCATAGGCATAGGAATCACAGACAAAAAGCTATTGCTTCAAGAATTCTTCCGCGGAGGACTCTATGGATTACTTCTTGTTTTTATTGTTGTGTGAATTGGGGTCGTTTTTCATTCGATACCGTATGCATTCAATCCTGAATTCTGAAAGAATATTTTATTCATGATTCTGGGATATCTCTTCTTCATCCCACTTTCTGCATTCTATGAAGAATTGCA is a genomic window of Candidatus Gracilibacteria bacterium containing:
- a CDS encoding CPBP family intramembrane metalloprotease — encoded protein: MQKYPLFSFQGLKHLIFAVSFLFAIQLIDYGYFTFLHPGLKFPDYFPIMLLSIFLGWKYVIRRPFSELIGIGITDKKLLLQEFFRGGLYGLLLVFIVVGIGVVFHSIPYAFNPEFGKNILFMILGYLFFIPLSAFYEELHYRGLYISLFDGKYARLIAILISAIIFSYVHIQLQDNYTIYYLINMFLFALILSLLRLRYQNIIFLVGVHAAWNFFLILLSPLFGAESERYAEFTLTTTFVLVCTLLVELYLSIRKK